A region of the Osmia lignaria lignaria isolate PbOS001 chromosome 5, iyOsmLign1, whole genome shotgun sequence genome:
CAATCAAGtcattataacaattttaaacaaGAAAATAATGATGATAAAGCTTATAAAAAGTCAGTACATCATTTAGCTGTACTTGTGCCATTTAGAGATCGTTTTGAAGAATTGTTAATCTTTGCTCCCCATTTGAAGAAATTCTTAGATAAACAAAATATAGATTATCATATATTTATACTAAATCAGGTATTCTTTTGCtctgatataattattaataaaatagcaTTAGGATTAAACAGTAATATTCTTTATGTTCACAGGTGGATAGGTTTAGATTCAATAGAGCCTCTCTTATAAATGTAGGCTTTCTTGAAATTAACAAAGCTTTTGATTACATAGCTATACATGATGTAGATTTACTACCATTAAACGATGAGTTATCATATTCATTTCCTAGCAAGGGCCCTCATCATGTATCTTCCCCAGAATTACATCCTAGATATCATTATCCCACGTTCATTGGAGGAATATTACTGATTAAAAGGTTCTTGTTATAATAACTTTTATAATTCCAGATATTTAAACTATTATACAAATgataataagaagaaaaaaaactcTTACAGAGAACATTTTATACAAGTAAATGGTATGTCTAACAAATATTGGGGATGGGGCCTTGAAGATGATGAATTCTATGTTAGATTGAAAGAAGCTGGGTTAATAGTCACAAGGCCACAAAATATATCTACTGGAACACATAATACATTCAAGTATGATATCTATTACATtagtttatatatttatatgaacaaagtttcaataatatttgtaaagtaaatatcaattattaatatataaatttcagGCATATACATGATAGAAATCATAGGAAACGGGATATGATTAAATGTTATAATCAACGCGAAGTTACTAGGAAACGAGATCGCCAAACCGGCTTAAATAACgtttcttataaaatattaggtACAATTAAAATGACTATTGGGGACACGTCATTAACCGTccttaatatttctttaatgtgTGATAAATCGAGCACACCGTGGTGTGAATGTGATAAAGTGGTTGGATCAAAAGATGGGAAGTctaaggagaaaaaaaaggtcAATAATAAATCTGCCACTGGATTGTAATTACACAAACGAAAGTGTattgaaaggaaaaaatatatgtatatatacatatatatatatatatatatgatctAATATATTTACTTGATAGTTTTCTTTACCTCTTCTGCTTTgcatatatttaataaagtaaataaaacaattttgtaTAACTTATACTTTTACTGGATTACTTACATATGAATAATTTTATGCAGTATAATATAAATGTTTTGAGTAGTAAGTGCATTAAGTAATTAAATGGTACTTAAATTACGTATATActcaaaaatattattacattattaattttttttaattagtttcAGCATaatctaattatttcattttttttctcttaaatttgtagcgaattgattTCCGTATTTCAGTACtaaaatatatgtacatgttAGGATTGTCGCCGAGTTGGAACTGAGCGACAATCTTTATTTCActaaaaagaatttcatatggTTATCCTAATCTATTGTAAAAAAATCTGTTTATGAATAATGATTTAATACTGTAACCGACTAATTAATATAATCGTTTACATTACGCATATAATAATGTCTGTacatgtacatatttacattcaACCTGAAAGCATGAAATATTGTacgtatatacaatatataattgTTGCTAGAACAATGGTATGTTTACAAAATTAAGGCTACATAACCGCGTTTAGCTGTAAAATGAAATGTTCTCTCAATTCATTTGTACTAAAATCATCACCATCATTATTTTCATCGAAAATATCTTGAACAGTTCCTGTTACAGTTTCTGCACCTTCATATTCAGTTGTTTTAATTACTGAATCAGAAAGTTCTATGTTTTTTTCATCAGTTTCAGATTCGTTATTTACATCGTGtgctttttctattttaatgcTTAACTTTGTAGAAGAATTTGGTGTTTCATCCACATCACTTTTATTATGATCTGTAAAATTTTCGTTAAGGACTCCTTTTCGTAAAGCTGGTAATGGCGGTAATGGAAAACcataagaaagtaatttatcatAACCATTTCTTCCACAAACTTTTCGAATATCTGCTGCCATAGCTAAAGCTTTTCCCGAGAACTCTTGTTTAGAGCtatcaattaatatttcattaaacttACTCATTTTTTCGTCTAGGAGTTTCCTCCTTCTCATTACAGTTTGCATATTTAACATTTTCCTTCTATACGTGTTTGTGTTTTTCTCTGCTCTTTCAAGATACTTTGAAGCTTTCTCTAGCTTCCAGTTAAGCTCCTTAATCCTATTGTCTTTCTGCTTAAGTTGCCCCTCAAGCTTTCTCTTTTGTTGAGATTCCAATGTTACTGTCTTCATTAATTTCTTATTCATCTCCTCAAAATAGTTTACCCTGTTTGATAAATCTTCTATCAATCTTTGTTTAGATTCTAAATTCTTTTTACTAAGCATCGAAGACTGTATGTTACTCGATCTCGTATTAATTCTAGCAGCTTCTGACTCTTTACTTTGCAGTTCTTGTCCAATACTTTTATTTCgcatattattttctaattctttaTAGATAATCAATTGGTCAGTTAATTTTGAAATCACATTCTCTTGAATTTGTATCCTTTCTAACAGTTCTTCATAATCCGAAGGAACACGCCCAACATTGTTCTCTAAAGTTTGAGCATTGTGCGTACAGTTCTGCAGTGGAGAATTAATCTTTATTTGGTTTCCTTCTTCCTCGTCGGAACACGTATGCTTGAAACACGAAGAATGACATATTCTAGAGTTAGGAACAGAATTTAAATTTGCAAGCTCTTTTCTTGCACAAGAACAATGATTCATGACTGATCCATTCTTATCCGAGGATACATAATCATCTTTTGTCAATGGACTACTGAGATCGCTATAAACAATTTCTTTGGAGTTTTTAGGTGACAGTACTGTTATAACAGATGTAACTAGTGCATTATTTTCTTCGTTCTTGTAAAGTGTACTAAATTTTTGGGCCGCCTGTGTTCCTATCGTATTAGACGATAATTCTTCAATAATTTCAGTTACATCATCAGGATCACCGGTTACTTTGATAACAAACTTAGCTGTTCCAGTTTCTGTGTCATTTTCTTTACTTCCACCATTTATTCTCTCTGGGGACAAGGATAATTTATTTCTAACTTCCGTTTCCTGTTCCATAGTGTCAGATAACTCGCTATTGCTTGAGGAATTAATATCTTGATCAGAGGTACTTCtaattgatttttttattgATCTCATTATTTCCTCTCTAGTTTTTCTTTTACGTTTCATTGCTGCTCTTATATTTGGTATTACATGTACTTCATCTTTCGTAAAATTCTCTTCTATATCAACATTCTCCTCTGTgtctttcaacaattttttgtcgtTTTTCATAGAGATTACTTCATCAGACCCCAAAGCATTATTATCGATTTTAGCAATTTTCGATGTGACTTGAGATGCTGACAATTTTTCGTCTCCACTTTCTGTTCCAAAAAtgatttcaacatttttttcctTAGGAGTAAATACACGTCCACCCTCGTTGTTGGCTGGGAAATCATGATTTGTATTAGGAGGTGAAGAAACTTTACGTTCGTCATTATTAAGTTCATGATTTTTATCTatcatttcttcattttcattctcCTTGCAGTCTTTAATCATtgctttttttcctttattcttaTAGTTTTCATCTTCTGTAGATCCACCATCACAGAtctgttttaatttttcttctatttcatcatAACTATCCTCAAATTCAACATGATCCAcaacttctaatttaatttcttctttcactATAACAGTTGGTATTTGAAAAGTTTCGGCCTTATTAACCATCAAAGACAATTCAACTTCTTTCTTATCATCATTTAAGCGTACTTCAGGATTATCTTGCTTTGCTAGATCACTAGCATCAGCAAGATTATCTTCTGAAATCATTTTGATATTTTCTTGCTGAAGAACAATTTCAGTACTTTTTCCTCCCTCTTGCTTTTCCACTCTTTCTGTGCATCTATTCATGGATTCAAAGTTGGTTTTAACAGATTGCACAGATGGTTCctcaatattttgaaaatttaaatttttttcttctaaatgtTCTATAGTTAAATCCCCAATATCATTTtccatatattttatattatattcactTTGCTTTTCCtctgtattattaaatattttaattcttttcttaggAGATTTTCTGGTGGATGTTACAGTAAATATAGAAGGAACTGCATTTTTTTTCAATCTGATTCTTCCACTTTGTGTTATAGACCACTCCTGAGGTTGAAAGTGTACATGACAAAGGAATGAATTATTTGATGGTTCCCAATCAGCTCTAGCAACGCGTTCTTGCCAAATTTTTCTAAGATTTGGATTACGGGGAAAACATTTCATAATATAACCCTTTTCACTACGATTGTTGCAGCCAACTGCTGCACAACCTGGCATATTTAAACATCCAGAAATTGTTAAGGATTCTGCAACAATAAATTGATGGTAcagaaacattaaaaaataattaaaccaaTTTTTCTAACGTATACTATCTAGTTAATAAAATACCTTTCTTTTGGTGTGGATATTAGTGTTCTTAAGTTAAATAATTCAGTGGTAAACATTGTAAAAATCATACTATCTAAGTAATAGGTTACGTTACGTTTTATTAAcgaataaaatatgaaactattccggtatatttttaatatgttgaCATTTTAATGCAAAATACTTCTTGCACGTTATTCATATATATTTCTTCTATCGGCAGCGTATGTTATGAAAGAAGTCGAAACTCGCTCACTACATCCACAAACTTTATTCAAAGCTCATTTAAGAAAATGTATAGCTCTATATGTATGAATATTCTTCATGGCTTATACTTGATCAGTATTCACATACATTTATGagatttaataagaaaaattaagaattaagacTCACAAATTATGTATCTTTTGTTACATTGTCATTAGCAAATCTCTAAACGAATTTCAACCTCTCTATTCAATCAGAATGtcttaatttttcattacaaaACGATAAGGATGACATCTAGGTAGCGACCGTTTCTTTTGAAGATAATGGCGAATACATATTAAGCGTTTGATTTGCTCTTTATGCTCCGTTCTCTTGTAAAACTGAATCCCTGTTACTAATAAGCTTCCAACCTGACGTTTGAATCACAAAATAAATATGGTACTGAGCGGCATGTAGTTTAAG
Encoded here:
- the beta4GalT7 gene encoding beta-1,4-galactosyltransferase 7 encodes the protein MEVVWKSIKFKYIFTCILITFIISCLISIAPISIDECKCEVTTQSSHYNNFKQENNDDKAYKKSVHHLAVLVPFRDRFEELLIFAPHLKKFLDKQNIDYHIFILNQVDRFRFNRASLINVGFLEINKAFDYIAIHDVDLLPLNDELSYSFPSKGPHHVSSPELHPRYHYPTFIGGILLIKREHFIQVNGMSNKYWGWGLEDDEFYVRLKEAGLIVTRPQNISTGTHNTFKHIHDRNHRKRDMIKCYNQREVTRKRDRQTGLNNVSYKILGTIKMTIGDTSLTVLNISLMCDKSSTPWCECDKVVGSKDGKSKEKKKVNNKSATGL
- the LOC117604822 gene encoding uncharacterized protein LOC117604822, which produces MPGCAAVGCNNRSEKGYIMKCFPRNPNLRKIWQERVARADWEPSNNSFLCHVHFQPQEWSITQSGRIRLKKNAVPSIFTVTSTRKSPKKRIKIFNNTEEKQSEYNIKYMENDIGDLTIEHLEEKNLNFQNIEEPSVQSVKTNFESMNRCTERVEKQEGGKSTEIVLQQENIKMISEDNLADASDLAKQDNPEVRLNDDKKEVELSLMVNKAETFQIPTVIVKEEIKLEVVDHVEFEDSYDEIEEKLKQICDGGSTEDENYKNKGKKAMIKDCKENENEEMIDKNHELNNDERKVSSPPNTNHDFPANNEGGRVFTPKEKNVEIIFGTESGDEKLSASQVTSKIAKIDNNALGSDEVISMKNDKKLLKDTEENVDIEENFTKDEVHVIPNIRAAMKRKRKTREEIMRSIKKSIRSTSDQDINSSSNSELSDTMEQETEVRNKLSLSPERINGGSKENDTETGTAKFVIKVTGDPDDVTEIIEELSSNTIGTQAAQKFSTLYKNEENNALVTSVITVLSPKNSKEIVYSDLSSPLTKDDYVSSDKNGSVMNHCSCARKELANLNSVPNSRICHSSCFKHTCSDEEEGNQIKINSPLQNCTHNAQTLENNVGRVPSDYEELLERIQIQENVISKLTDQLIIYKELENNMRNKSIGQELQSKESEAARINTRSSNIQSSMLSKKNLESKQRLIEDLSNRVNYFEEMNKKLMKTVTLESQQKRKLEGQLKQKDNRIKELNWKLEKASKYLERAEKNTNTYRRKMLNMQTVMRRRKLLDEKMSKFNEILIDSSKQEFSGKALAMAADIRKVCGRNGYDKLLSYGFPLPPLPALRKGVLNENFTDHNKSDVDETPNSSTKLSIKIEKAHDVNNESETDEKNIELSDSVIKTTEYEGAETVTGTVQDIFDENNDGDDFSTNELREHFILQLNAVM